A genomic window from Candidatus Pelagisphaera phototrophica includes:
- a CDS encoding DUF4202 domain-containing protein, with amino-acid sequence MNSIFDGEQVSAVAEQLPNGGLFREAIERIDRLNSADPNRVTRDGKEMGYEFYFGCLLFAKVVSFCEEASEALLIAARSQHICRWEIPRADYPEGRAGYLKWRADLKRFHADKTASILKELDYSNEFIETVRTINLKKDLKSNPDSQAMEDALCLVFLESQFSEFRLKTTEEKMVTILQKTWVKMSEQGKNTALGLKLGEEEARLVGLALNG; translated from the coding sequence ATGAATTCAATTTTTGACGGGGAACAGGTATCTGCTGTAGCGGAACAGCTACCAAATGGCGGCCTTTTTCGTGAAGCGATTGAACGAATAGACCGCCTGAATAGCGCCGACCCGAATCGTGTAACACGGGATGGGAAAGAAATGGGCTATGAATTCTATTTCGGTTGTCTGCTTTTTGCCAAAGTGGTCTCCTTCTGTGAAGAAGCTTCGGAGGCCCTTTTGATCGCCGCTCGAAGCCAGCATATTTGCCGATGGGAAATTCCCCGGGCGGATTATCCGGAAGGACGAGCAGGCTATCTCAAGTGGCGAGCGGACTTGAAGCGCTTTCATGCCGATAAGACCGCGTCGATTTTGAAAGAGCTTGATTACTCCAATGAGTTTATCGAGACCGTACGGACGATCAACCTGAAGAAGGATCTGAAAAGCAATCCTGACTCGCAAGCGATGGAAGACGCCTTGTGCCTCGTCTTTCTGGAAAGCCAGTTTTCCGAGTTCCGACTGAAAACGACCGAGGAGAAAATGGTCACGATCCTTCAGAAAACTTGGGTAAAGATGAGCGAACAGGGAAAGAACACAGCCCTTGGTCTAAAGTTGGGAGAGGAAGAGGCTAGACTCGTTGGATTGGCATTGAATGGCTGA